The sequence below is a genomic window from Halolamina litorea.
CCAACTCCATCACGAGGACGTTCCGCTGGACCGCGATCGGCGTCGGCACGCGGACGCCGGCCTTCCGGGCGCGTTCGAGGTTGGCGAACTCCTTGCGAGTCCACGCGAGCACGGTCGCCTTCTTGTTGTTCTCCAGTCCCTCGAAGCGGGGGTCGCCTTCGAGGTACTCCCGCATGTGCCGGAAGTCGGAGGCGTTGATCCGGTATATCTTGACGGCGACGTTGCCCGACTCCCCGCGGGCCTCGTAGACGTTGGCCTCCTTGCCCGTCGACAGCGGGCCGCCGAAGGCACCGACGTGGCCGTCCTGTACGAGCTTGTACAGCGCGCCCAGCGTGGCGTCGTCGAAGACGCTCTGTTCGACCTTGAACCGCTCCGTGTTCTTCAGGCGCTTGCGGAACTCGTCGAACTCGCGGTCCTGCCGGCGGGCGGTGCTGTCCTCCTCGGTGTCGGCGACCTCGATCTCCTCGAACTCGTCGCCGGGCTTCGCCATCTCCTCGTCGACGAAGCCGTAGTCCTCGCTCATTCACCCGGGCTTGGGGGTCGTCGCGTAAAAGGGTGGTCCGACGTAGTTTCGCGGGCTGGGGGCGGTCAGACCCCTTCAGCCACGTACCCGCCCTCCCGCAACTGCTCGGCGTCGCGGTTGTCGTAGCGGTACTCCACGTCGGCTTTCTCCTCCTGCCAGTCCCACGGGCTGATGAGCACCAGATCACCCTCGCGGATCCAGTCGCGCTTGCGCATCCGTCCGGGGATGCGGGCGGTGCGCTCCTGCCCGTCGGCACAGCGCACTTTGATCCGGTTCGCGCCGAGCATCTCGACTACCTCGGCGAACTGCTCGTCGTCCTCGGGGGCCCGGACACCCTCGGGGAGGTCGTCGTCGCTCATGGTCGCCGGCTTGGGCGCTATCGGGGTTAAGGGCTGTGGGAACGCGCCCGCCGAGCTATCGACCCGCGATCGCTCGTGCTCCCATTCTGCCCCCGGAAAAGTCGGACCGTCGTCGTTTTCACGTCGCCCCCCGGAGCCGGGGCCATGTACGACCGACTCGGAATCGGCGGTATCGTCGGCCTGCTGTTGACGCTCGGCGGCATCGCGCTGGTCGCGTGGCAGGAACCCATCGTCGCCGCCGGCCTCGCGTTCGTCCTCGCGGGAATCGGGCTGGTGGTCCGCGCGCTCGTCGGGAACGTGATGCGGCAGTTCGGGATGGTCTGAGCTATATAGCGCTACTAGCACGGGTTAAGTGATCGCCGGACAACAGCTGTGTCGATGCAGCGACGTGCCCTCCTCGCCTCCACGAGCCTCGCTTTCGCCGGCTTCGCCGGCTGTACCGGCTTCGGGCCGGACACCGCACCGGCCCACACGGTCACCGTCTACAACGTCGACTCCGAGGTCACCCGCGAGGTGACCGTCCGGATCGAGAACGACGGTGGCGAGACGGTGTTCGAGCGGACCGCGACCTTCGACGCCGAGAACGAGGCCGACGAGAACGTCCCGTTCCCCGAATCGGCCGAACCGGAGACGGTGTTCGTGACGGTGAACGGGACCGACTTCGAGCGTGACTGGCCGATGACCGACTGCGACGGCGAGAACTGGGCCGGGATCGAGGTCCGGATCCGCGGCGGCGCCGGCTCGGCGCCATCGGTCGAACTGGGAACGCGGTGCCAGCACGTCGCGACGACGCCGACGTAGGGGTTCACTCGTGCACAGCCACGGCACCGGCTCCGTGCGGCCGACTCGGAGTCGGCCGCCAGTCACGCGCCGTGGCTGGCTATGCCCGCTGTTTCTGCAGCATCTCCCGCCCCGGCTCCACGAGTTCGTCGAGGTACGTCGCCAGCGTCGGCTTCGCGTCGGCGGGGTGGAGTTCGCCCGAGGCGAAGTCGGCCTCCAGTTCCTCGTAACTCCCGTAGGTCAGGTCGCCGCCGTACTCCTCGGGGCGCTCGACGACGACGGTGTCGAAGCGCGGGAACACGTGGTACTCGAAGATTTCGAGCACGGGGTTGTTGCGCTCCTCACCGTCCTCGGTCGGCTCGGGGTCGACCTCGCCGGCCGGGCAGTAGGCGCCGTTGACCTTCTCCTGGATCTCCTCGGTCGAGTCCTCCATCGAGATGGTGACGCCGGAACTGCTCGACATCTTGCCGATCCCCGTCGAGAGCTCCGAGATCAGCGGCGTGTGCAGGCAGGTCGGGGAGTCGTAGCCGATGCTCGGGAGCGTGTCCCGGGCGAGCATGTGGACCTTGCGCTGCTCCATCCCGCCGACCGCGAGGTCGATGTCGAGGTACTCGATGTCGAGCGCCTGCATCAGCGGGTAGACCGCCTGCGAAACCGTCACGGAGTCGCCCGAACCGATCTCGGACATCGCCCGCTCGGCCCGCGAGAGCGTGGTCTCCAGTTCGAGCGCGTGGAGGTCAAGCGTGTACTCCTCGTCGAACTGGAACTCCGAGCCGAGCACGAACTCGGTGTTCTCCTCGTCGAGGCCGTAGGCGACGAACTGCTCCTGCATCCGGGTCGCCGTCTCGCGGATCTCGTCGAAGGTCCCCTTCCCATTGAGGTAGGCGTGTACGTCCGCGAGCAGGATCACGACCTCCATCCCCGCCTCCTGCAGGTCGATCAGCTTGTTCGCGCCGAGCATGTGGCCGATGTGGAGGACGCCGGAGGGCTCGTAGCCGACGTAGGCGCGCTTGCCGTCGGGATCGGCTGCCAGCTCCTCGACCTCCTCCTCGGTGACGACCTCCGCGGCGTAGCGGGTGATCAGGTCGTGTGCGTCCATACCCGGACTGCCCGCGGCGAGCGGTTAGGCTTTCTGGATGCGTGCGGACGGCGCCGCTTACCTGAACAGCACCGTCGGCTTCGTCTCCACGTCCGCGACCGACTGGTCGGCGGCGATGGCGGGCACGCGAACGATTGCCGCCGTCCCGTCGCCGTCACCCCGTGGCGAAATCTGGAAGGAGCCGCCGTAGCGGGTGACGGTCCAGTTGACGAGCCAGAGCCCCAGCCCGGAGCCGTGTTCGAGCGCCGTCTCGGAGCCGCTCGTGACGACCCGGCGCTCCATCTCGCCGATCCCCGGCCCGTCGTCGGTGATGACGACCTCGACCCACTCCCCGTCGTCCCGGACCGTCACGTCGGCGGTCGGCGCCGACGAGGGGTTGTGCTTGACAGCGTTCTCAAGCAACTCCGTCAGCGCGCCCGACAGTTCGGTGCCGGCACAGACGGCCCGCTCACTCCCGATATCGACGGCGAACGTCGCGCCCGGGTACCGCTGTCGGGGCCCTTCCAGGGCCTCTCGGAGAAGTTCCTCCGGGTCGAGCCGCGTCGGCTCCCGGTCGCGCTGGATGTACTGCTCTAACTCCCTTGCGTGCTCGCCCAAGTCCACCAGGGAACTGGCGATCCGTTCGATCCGCTCGCTCGCGTCCCGCACCCCCTCCGAGTCGGCGCTCTGGATCGCCTTCGCCCAGCCGGCGACCGCGTTCATGTCGTTGCGGAGGTTGTGCCGGAGCACGCGGTTGAGCAACTGGATCAGCTTCTCGGTGCGCCGCCGTTCGGTCACGTCGGTCTGGAAGCCGAGGTAGTGGCGCAGCCGCCCCTCCTCGTCGAAGACGGGGTTGACTTGGACGCGGTTCCAGAACGGCGTCCCGTCGCGGCGGTAGTTGATGAGTTCGACCGTCGTCGGCTCCTCGGCCTGGATGGCCTCCCGTAGCTCGCCGACGGGGTCGGGGTCGGTCGCCTCGCCCTGCAGCATCCGACAGTTCCGACCGAGTAGCTCACTCTCGTCGTACCCCGTGATTCGCTCGAACCCCCTGTTGACGTAGATGAGCGGCTGTCCCGGCTCGTGGGGGTCGACGATCACCACGCCGACCTCCGCCTCGTCGAAGGCACGGTTCTTGATTCGCAGTTCCCGCTCGCGCTCCTTCCGGTCGGTGATGTCGCGGCCGACGCCCTGTACCCCGACGACCTCGCCGTCGTCGCTGATCGGCGTCGCGTTGACTTCCAGCACGACGACCTCGCCGGACTGGTCGAGGAAATCGAGTTCCAGCCCCTCGACCTGTTCGCCGTTCAGGGCCTCCGCGTACTGGGGCAGCGCCGTCGCGGCGGCGTCCTCGGTGACGAACTCGTAGAACGGCTCGTCGACGAGATCAGCCGGCTCGTACCCCAGTATCGGTTCGACGGCCGACGAGACGTAGGTGAACGTCGAGCCGGGGCCGAGCCGGAACAGGATGTCGAAGCTGTTCTCGGCGATCCCCTCGAAGCGCTGTTTCTCCTGCTGGAGGCGTGCGTTCTGGGCCTCGATGTCGCGCTCGTAGCGCCGCCGTTCGAGCGCCGTACTGATGAGCCGCGCCAGCAGTTCGAGGAACAGCTCCCCCGCCTCCGAGAACTGCCTGTCGCGTACCTCCTCCTTGGCGAAACAGACGGTCCCGTACACCTCCCCGTTGACGGTGACTTTCGTGCCGATGTACGTCCCGAGGTCGAACACGTCGATGGCCCGCTGGTCGATCACCGAGTCGTCCGCGTTCCGAACCGCCAGCACGCCCTCCGCCTCGACCGTCCGCCGACAGTACGCCGACTTGAGCGGGCAGCTTTCGCCGGGTTGGATCAGGTCGTGGTCGCCGACCGAACGGACGATCTCCTGTCGCTCGTCGCTGACGCGGGTGAAAAAGCCGATCGGCAGGTCGAAGTAGTCGCTCCCGACCCGCAGCGCCTCGTCGATCTGCGCTTCGACGCCCACATCGGTTCCCGAAAAAACTTCGTAGAGCCGCTCACGCGGCGAAACCGATTCCATAGGCGGACCTTACGTCGAGACGGTTAAATAACCTGCCCGTGGCCGAAGGTGCCGCCGGGGACCGATCGGCGCACAGGGTTTACCAGTCGGCGTACCAACAGCCGGACATGATCGGCCAAGGACCGCTGCCGGAGTGGCTGCGGGAGGTGCTCTCGGTGTACGACCCGGTGCTCTCGGAGCTGTTCTGGTTCACCGTCGGGTTCGGCGTCGTCTATCTCGTCGGAACGGTCGCTGTCGCCCCCATCGTCTCCCGCGTCGTCAGGGCGCGAAACCGGAACAACCCAACCATCCAGACCGCGACGAACACCTACCTCCGGGTGCTGGTGGTCGCCTTCGCCACGCTGACGGGGACCATCGCCGCCGGCTACGGCAACGTCCTCTCTGAGTCGGCGGTCATCATCGCGGCGATCACGTTCGTCCTCGGCATCGCCGGCCAGCAGGTATTCGGGTCGCTGATCAGCGGCATGTTCCTCGTTGCCGACCCCGACTTCAACGTCGGCGACTGGATCGCGTGGCCGGGCGGCGAGGGGACCGTCGAGGCCGTCGACTTCCGTGTCACCCGCGTTCGAACGCCGGACAACGAAACCATCGCGGTGCCGAACACCGAACTCACGAGCAACGCGCTCACCCGGCCCTACGGCCGGGACCAGTACCGCATCACCGAACAGGTGTACGTCGCCTACGAGGACGACGCCGAGCGGGCGCTGATGGAACTCCAAGCGACCGCCGCCGAACTCGAGGCGGTTCTCGAGGAGCCGTCCCCGAACGCGCGCATCCTCGAACTCGGGGAGAACGCGATCACCGTGCAGGCCGAACTGTGGACCCAGGACCCGCTCAACTCCGACATCCAGACCGTTCGATCGGACTTCCGGCGACTGGTGAAACGCCGCTTCGACGAGGCGGGGATCACGATCGCGCCGCCGTCGGCGCAGTCGCTCACGGGGGAAGTCGCGGTGACGGAGCGACAGAGCGAGGGGTCGGGTCGGTAGGCGCCTATCCGGACGCCGCCAGCACCGTCAGCCACGACCCGAGGACGACCACCAGTGGCCCACCGAGGTACCGGATCTGTTTCTGCAGCATCGGCGTCGGCTCCGGGTCGGCCGCACCCCTGTTCCGGAACCGGCCGAGCCGACGGGGGTACGCGATCATCAGGAGTCCGACGACGACGAAGCCGATTCCCAGCGCGACGTAGCCCTCCCTCATCGTTCGCTTCTTCACCAGATGGTGTCAAAAAACCATACGGAAGTCTGGCGTCCCACCAGTCACGTGGTGGCCCCTGTGGCTACGCCCCCTCGCCGCCAAGCCGCTCGTCGGCGCGGTGTTCGGAGATCACCCGGTCCATCATGCTCTCGGTCTGCTCGCGCCGTCGGTCCGCCGCCCGGTCCTCCCAGTCGTCGATGGCCTCCTCCACCTCGCTCTCGCGGGCGACGGCGAGTTCGTCGATCTCCTGGATCGTCACTGGGTCGGCGGGCGCGACCGGGATCTCGTGGTCGAACAGCACCTCGTCGGCGGCGTCCGAGAGGGTGCCGTTCTTCAGGACGAGCCGTGGTTTCGTCTCCGCCAGCGCCTCCGCGGTCGACGTGCCGGCGCCGCTGGCGTCCCGGAGGTAGACCACGTCGCCGGCGGCGAGGCCGAACTCCTCGTCGGCGCGCTCGATGGCGTCGCGGGTGAACTGCGGGAGGATCTTGACGGCGACCAGATCGCGGTCGGCCGCCACGTCGCTGAAGTTCGAGTGGTCGATCTTCCAGAGCGTCTTCAGGCGCGCGAGCTTGTCGTGGAGCGCCTCGTTCTCGTCGATGGCCTCGTCGCGCTCGTGTTCGAGCCGTTTCGCCCGTCGTTCGAGCCGGTTCACTTCGCGACGCTCTCGGGCCTCCCGGCGCTCGCGCTTGCGGGTGTCGCTGAGCTCCCGCTTGTACTCCAGGATCTCGTGTTCCTTCTCCTCCAGTTCGGCCTCCAGCTCATCGGCGTGTTCCTTGAGCCGGCCGACCTGCGCTTCGAGGTCGCGGATGCGCCGCTCCTCCTCGCTGAGTTCGCGCTCCTCGTGTTCCTCCTCGTCCTCGTCCTCGCCGTCGTCGTCGGTCAGCTCCCGGATCACCGCCTCGACGGACTCCTCGCCGGAGACGACGCGGGCGATGACCTCCTCGCGGTCGAACTTCGGGGGGACCTTCGCGGCGATCCGTTCGAACTGATCCATGTGGTCGTCGACGGCGTACAGCGCCGCCGCGAGAGCGTCGCGCTCGTGGTCGTTCTCGTAGGGGTGCTCCCGCGTCCGGTGGAGCTTCTCGTCGACCGGGAGGTCCGACTCGGGGACCCAGCCCGCCGCGTCGAAGCTGCGGCGGAACTTCTCGACGGTCTCGGGCATCGGCGTCACGTCGGCGGCGACCAACATCGGCCGGCCGCGCTCGATCAGCCACTCGGTGAGTTCGGCGGTGTCGCCGGTCCGCGAGGAGTAGAGGTCGTGGACGGTGCCGTCGATGCCGACCACGGCGGCGGCCGTCGTCGTCCCCGGGTCGATCCCGACGAGCACGTGGTCGCGGCGCTTGACCAGCGGCTCGAACTCGATGCCGTCGCGGCGCTCGCGCTCGACCTCGATCCGAACGTCGCCGTTCCGGGTCTTCGAGACCGGGATGTCCTCGGGCCGGGCCTCGACGGTGAACACCGCGTTCGAGAGGCCGCCGTACTTCTCGGTGGCCTCTCGCTCGTAGTCGAGGTTGGCGTCGTCGAGGTCGGACTCCACCTCGCGGGCGGCCTTCCGGACGTTGCCGTGGATGCGGCGGGTGAACCGGTCCTCGCTCCACCCGCCGCCCCCGCCCGTGGAGCGGCCCCGCGAGACTTTCACGGTCGTCGTGTCGGAGAACGCGGTGACGCGCTGGCCGACGTTGCCCAGCGCGAGGCGCGCGGCGGCCTCGGCTTCCTTCATCGGCTTCTTGCCGTAGGGAACGCCGTGACGCTTGGCGACCCGCGAGAGCGGTTCGGGGCGGTTCGCCCCGGTCACCTGCACCAGATCGGTGCCTGCGGGGAGGGTTCCCAGAAAGCCCACGAGGGCGTTCTTGTCGGCCGCGAGTTCGTACATGTTGTCGACGGCCAGCCGGGTGGGCTCCTCCTCCTCGATGAGTCGGCGGAGCTTCCGGCGCGAGACGGCGTCGCGTTCGATGGCGCCCTCGCCGTCCTCGCCCTCGTCGGGGCGCAGGATCACGAGCGCGTACGTCGGCGAGTCCCCGCGGATGTCGCCGCTCTGGATGTCGACGCCGAACACCGGCCCGTCGGTGGGGCTCGGGGCGTGCACGCGCATCGATTGGCGCTTGTGAGCTAAATATCCGACGCCGGTTGCGGGTTCGCGTGGTGTCTATCTGGAGGAACACGACCTCCGAGACGGCGTCGGTCGTGCCCTTAGATCGTGCTAAACGGCTACTGATCGGCGGCTTTCTGTGCAGTTCCGTCGGCCGAGCCGTCGGCCAACTGAATCTCCTCGTGGGGCCCCACGGTGCCCTCCCAGCGGGTGAACGTCAGCCGGTCGTCGACCAGCGCCTCCATCCGCGCGGTCGCGTGCTCGGCAGTCGTGAGGTGCTCGGCGACGGCGTCGTCGGTGCACTCCTCGGTGGCCAGTGCGATAGCCCCGCTGACGACGTTCAGCGGGCTCTGGAGGTCGTGGGAGACGACGCCCGCCACCTCCTCCAACCGGTCGCGCTCGCGTTCGAGGGCGCGCTCGCGCTCGACCCGGTCCAGCGCCGTCGCGGCGTGGCCGGCGAGAGTCTCCGCGAACTGCACGTCCTGCGGGTCGAACGGCTCGTCGCCGGTCTTCCCGAAGCTGACGACGCCGTGGTCGCCGAGCGGGACGTACATCGTTCGACCGAACGGGGCAGCGTCGTAGGGATCCTTAGCGTCCGCCTCGGGCACGTCGTAGGTGATGGTCTCCCCGGCTCGGAACGCCTGCCCGTGGTGGGTGCCTTCGATCGGAAACGGCGGGCGGTCGTCGATGGCGTCGTCGCTCTGCCCGCCGACGGAAGCCGCTACGAGCGCCTCCCGGTCCGGATCGTAAAAGCGCACTCCGGTCCCGGGGAAGCCGAGCACCTCTTCGGCAGTCTCCACGGTCGCGTCGGCGACGGAATCGCGGTCCCCGGCGCGCATCAGCGCCTCCGTGGCCCCGTGAAGGGCAGTGAGGGTCTGCTCCGTGCGGGCGGCCTGTGTCGCGTCGTGAACGGCTTCGCGGACGCCGTCGACGGCGCCGGTCCCCTTCCGGACGAACGCCGTCGCCTCGGCGGTGGCCTCTGGGGGGATATCGCCGGAGTTCGAACCCGAGACGAGAACGAACGGTACGTTGACGCCGGCCGCCCGGAGGCCCTCGTGGAACTCCCGCCCGGTGAGGCCGGGCATCTGGAAATCACTGATCACGCAGTCCACCGCGCTCCGGTTCGATGCCGCCCACGTGAGCGCCGCTTCCGGATCACCGAACGACTCGATCGCGAGGTCCTCGCGCAGCGCGGCGGCGAGGAGACTCCGGTAGGCGTCGTTGTCGTCGACCAGTAGCACCTGAACGGTCCCGAGCATACGCGAAGCCACCGGGTGACCGCGTAAGAAATCTCGTAATAGTGATATATAGCGCTCGCGTGGGAGGCCGTGACTTACGCGGCGTCCGGGAACGGTATCTCCACCGTCTGGCCGTCCTCGGCGACGAAACACTCGCCGTCGAACGCGGCCGCCGCCTCGCGCTGGTGGCCCCGAGCGTCGCCGGGGTAGCGCGAGGAGATGTGGGTCAGCGCGAGTCGCTTGGCGCCGGCGCGCTCGGCGATCTCGCCGGCCTCGCGGGCCGTCGAGTGCCCGGTCGAGCGGGCGCGGCCGGCCATGTCGTTCTCGAAGGTGGCGTCGTGGATCAGCAGGTCCGGTTCCTCGGCGGCGTCGACGGTCGCGTCGACGGGCCGGGTGTCGCCGGTGTAGACCAGCGAGCGGCCGGGGCGGGGCGGGCCGACGACCCGTTCGGGGTCGATCACGCGGCCGTCCTCCAGTTCGACCGTCTCGCCGGCGTGGAGCTTCCCGTAGGCCGGTCCGGGCGGGATGCCCAGTTCCTCCTCGGCCTTCTCACGCATGAAGCGGCCCTTGCGGTCCTCCTCGATCAGCGCGTAGCCCTGCGAGGTGGTGCGGTGTTCGGTCTCGAAGGCGCGGATCTCGAACTCGTCGCCGTCGATGGCGACGCTGCCGGGCGAGACCTCGTTGATCCGGACCGGGAACGCCGTGTCGTGGCCGCCGGCGCCGATCAGGTCCCGGATCGTCCGCCGGGAGCCGGGCGGGCAGTGGATCGCCAGCGAGTCGGTGCGGTCCTGGAAGTCCCACGTCTGGAGCAGGCCCGGGAGCCCGAGGACGTGGTCACCGTGGAGGTGCGTGAGGAAGACGTGGCGCACGTCGAAGCCGGTGTTGAACCGCATCATCTGGCGCTGGGTGCCCTCGCCGCAGTCGAAGAGGAACCGCTCGCCCTCGCGGTGGACCATCACGGCGCTGGGCGCCCGACGGGTCGTCGGGACGGCGCCGCCGGTACCGAGGAACGTCGTCCGGAGAGTCATGGCCGCAACTGCTCGCGGCGGGGGTTTACGGCTGTCGACTCCGCGGCTGGGGGAGTCGAGCGGCCGACCGAGCGCCTCGTTTCAACGCACATTTGTTTCTTGTGCCTAATTTACCCATGAACGTTATCCGTCTCCCCCGAGAACGTCGAGGAACGCATGGAACGAAAGGCGATAGTCACGGCGCTCGTGGTCGCGATGGTCGCGATCGCCGGCTGTGGGGGATCGGTGTCGCCGGGCGGCGACGACGCCGGCGAGGGGACGGTGAACATGTACATCAGCGATCAGCCGAGCGCGATCGACGACTTCGAGCACCTCAACGTGACGGTGACCTCGATCGCGGCCCACCGCGTCGACGACAACGGCACGGAGGGCAACGAGTCCGGCTGGGTCGAACAGGACATCGACAACGTCACCGTCGACCTGACGGAGCTACAGGGGGCAAACGCCAGCGAACTCGGCGCCATCCCGGCACCGAACGGCACCTACGACAAGACGTTCATCCACGTCGACGACGACATCGAGGGCGTCCTCACCGACGGCTCGACGACGGACGTGATGCTGCCGAGCAGCAAGCTCCACATCAACGAGAACTTCACCGTCGGTAACGGCGAGGAGATCGACTTCGTCTTCGACATCACCGTCGTCAAGCGCGGGAACTCGGGCAGCTACAACATCCAGCCGGTCGCCGGCGAGTCCGGGACGGACCAGGAGATCGAGGAGCGACCCGAAGCGCGAGTCGACAACGACGAGGAGGAGTCCGCCGAGAACGGCACGTCGACGCCGACCGAGGCGCCGACGACCGACTCCGGGAACACGACCGACTCCGAGAACGCCGGTAGCCTGAACTTCTACGTCAGCGACCAGCAGAACGCGATCGACGACTTCCGGCACCTCAACGTCACCATCGAGCGCGTCGGCGTCCACCGCGCGAACGCCAGCGAGAACGAGAGCGCGTGGGTCGAACAGGACGTCGACAACGCCACCGTCGATCTGACGGAACTGCAGGGCGCCAACGCGACCAGCCTCGGGACGATGTTCGTCCCCAACGGCAGCTACGACAAGACGTTCGTCTACGTCAACGAGGTCAACGGCACCCTCACCAACGGCGAGAGCACGGACGTGAAGCTGCCCAGCAGCAAGCTCCAACTCAACAGCGAGTTCACCGTCGGCAACGGCGAGGAGATCGACTACGTCTTCGACATCACCGTCGTCAAGCGCGGGAACTCGGGCAGCTACAACATCCAGCCAGTCGCCAGCGAGTCCGGCACGGGCGATCAGGTCGAGATCGAGGAGAAGGACGAGGAGACCGAGGACGAAGAGGAGGAGACTGAAACGGAGACCGAAACTGAGGCACCGGAGAACGAGACCGAGGCCGCCGCGGCACTCGACCTCTCGCTCGACGGCAACGCGACGGCCGGCGAGAACGTCACCGTCACGGTTACCCAGAACGGCAGCGCCGCCGCCAACGCGACGGTCAGCCTCGACGGCGAGGTCGTCGGCGAGACCGGCGAGAACGGAACCGTCGTGGTCGCCGTTCCGGCCGACGCCGAGGAACTCGAACTGGAAGCGGAACTCGACGGCGCGGAGGGTGAGGCAGCCTTCCCCGTCGAGGGCAACGCGAGCACCGACACCGAGGCGTTCGTCGCCCCGGCCTTGGCGGCGCTCTAAGCCGGCCGCGACCCGATTTTCGAACCGGCCGGAACGCCCGACCGCGACCTTCTTACCACCCGCGCGGCTACGTTCCGGTAATGGACGAACCGCTCTGGACCGAGCGCTACGCCCCCGATATCGGGGACCTCCCGCAGGCAGAAACTCGGGAGCGCCTGCGCCGGGCCGTCGACGAGCCGATGAACCTCGTCGTACAGGGCCCCCCGGGGGCGGGCAAGACCGCCGCCGTGCGGGCGCTCGCCCGCGAGGCCCACGAGGACGACGAGAACGACCTCGTGGAGATCAACGTCGCGGACTTCTTCGACCGCACGAAAAAGGAGATCCGGGAGGATCCCCGGTTCGCGCAGTTCCTGGAGGGCCGCAGCCGGATGGCCAAGCGGGACATGATCAACCGCGTGCTCAAGGAGTCCGCGAGCTACGCGCCCGTCTCGGGGGAGTTCAAAACGATCCTGCTGGACAACGCCGAAGCGATCCGTGAGGACTTCCAGCAGGCGCTGCGCCGGGTGATGGAGCAACACCACCGCACCACGCAGTTCGTGATCGCCACGCGCCAGCCCTCGAAGCTGATCGCGCCGATCCGCTCGCGCTGTTTCCCCGTCCCCGTTCGGGCGCCGACGGCCGACGAGATCGAGGGCGTGTTGGCCGATATCCTCGACGCCGAAGCCGTCGAGTACGACGACGACGGGCTGGAGTTCCTCGCGGGCTACGCCGACGGCGACCTCCGGACGGCCGTGTTGAGCGCCCAGACGACCGCCGCCCAACACGACGAGGTGACGATGACGGCGGCCTACGAGGTGCTCGACGGCGTCGGCCACGACGACGAACTCTCGGGGGCGCTCACCGCTGCCACCGAGGGCGACTTCTCGACGGCCCGCTCGACCGTCGACGACCTGCTCGACGAGGGGTACGACGGCGAGGAACTGCTTCAAGAGCTCCTGCGGGTCGCTCGCAGCGACTACTCCGGCGAGAAGCTCGCCCGGCTCCACCAGCTCGCCGGCGAGGCCGACCTCGATCTGACCGAGGGCTCCGACGACAAGATCCACCTCACCCACCTGCTGAGCGCGTGGGCTGCGGGCCACGAGTCGCTCCGGGGTGAGGCCTGAATGGTCCGCGGTATCTCCCCCGGAGCGATCCGATACGGCGTCCCGCCGCTGCTCGCGGGCTTCCTGCTCACCCCCGTCTCGGGCCCGGTCGGCCTCGGCCTCGTGGCGCTGGGGATGGCCGCGGTTCTGTTCCACCGCGACCCCGAGCGCGAGCCGCCCGAATCGGGCTTCGTCACCCCAGCTGACGGCAGCGTCTCGGTGATCCGCGAGGAGGAGGGCCGCATCCGCGTCGGCGTGTTCATGAACGTCACCGACGTGCACGTCAACCGTGCGCCCACGGGGGGCACCGTCGAGTCGGTCACCCACCGCCCCGGCGCGAACAAGCCGGCGTTCTCGAAGGACTCCGACCGGAACGAGCGCGTGGACATCGATTGCGGCGACTACGAGGTGTCGCTGATCGCGGGCTGGTTCGCCCGGCGCATCCACCCCTACGTCGAGGCAGGCGACGACCTCGCTCGCGGGGACAGGATCGGCCACATCAGCTTCGGCAGCCGCGCCGACGTGCTCCTGCCCGAGCGCGTCGAGTACGCCGACATCCGGGTCCGTGAGGGCGAGGACGTGACCGCCGGCGAGACCGTCGTCGCCGCCGACCC
It includes:
- the rio1 gene encoding serine/threonine-protein kinase Rio1 produces the protein MSEDYGFVDEEMAKPGDEFEEIEVADTEEDSTARRQDREFDEFRKRLKNTERFKVEQSVFDDATLGALYKLVQDGHVGAFGGPLSTGKEANVYEARGESGNVAVKIYRINASDFRHMREYLEGDPRFEGLENNKKATVLAWTRKEFANLERARKAGVRVPTPIAVQRNVLVMELVGQADERRAPRLAEVTIENPQQAYEVVREYMRRLHAAGLVHGDLSEYNMIVHEGELVIIDMGQAVTVHHPNSGEFLTRDCENVAAFFSRQGLDVTGEELEAYVTEADADPSGEP
- the eif1A gene encoding translation initiation factor eIF-1A, giving the protein MSDDDLPEGVRAPEDDEQFAEVVEMLGANRIKVRCADGQERTARIPGRMRKRDWIREGDLVLISPWDWQEEKADVEYRYDNRDAEQLREGGYVAEGV
- a CDS encoding DUF7470 family protein codes for the protein MYDRLGIGGIVGLLLTLGGIALVAWQEPIVAAGLAFVLAGIGLVVRALVGNVMRQFGMV
- a CDS encoding tyrosine--tRNA ligase codes for the protein MDAHDLITRYAAEVVTEEEVEELAADPDGKRAYVGYEPSGVLHIGHMLGANKLIDLQEAGMEVVILLADVHAYLNGKGTFDEIRETATRMQEQFVAYGLDEENTEFVLGSEFQFDEEYTLDLHALELETTLSRAERAMSEIGSGDSVTVSQAVYPLMQALDIEYLDIDLAVGGMEQRKVHMLARDTLPSIGYDSPTCLHTPLISELSTGIGKMSSSSGVTISMEDSTEEIQEKVNGAYCPAGEVDPEPTEDGEERNNPVLEIFEYHVFPRFDTVVVERPEEYGGDLTYGSYEELEADFASGELHPADAKPTLATYLDELVEPGREMLQKQRA
- a CDS encoding PAS domain S-box protein translates to MESVSPRERLYEVFSGTDVGVEAQIDEALRVGSDYFDLPIGFFTRVSDERQEIVRSVGDHDLIQPGESCPLKSAYCRRTVEAEGVLAVRNADDSVIDQRAIDVFDLGTYIGTKVTVNGEVYGTVCFAKEEVRDRQFSEAGELFLELLARLISTALERRRYERDIEAQNARLQQEKQRFEGIAENSFDILFRLGPGSTFTYVSSAVEPILGYEPADLVDEPFYEFVTEDAAATALPQYAEALNGEQVEGLELDFLDQSGEVVVLEVNATPISDDGEVVGVQGVGRDITDRKERERELRIKNRAFDEAEVGVVIVDPHEPGQPLIYVNRGFERITGYDESELLGRNCRMLQGEATDPDPVGELREAIQAEEPTTVELINYRRDGTPFWNRVQVNPVFDEEGRLRHYLGFQTDVTERRRTEKLIQLLNRVLRHNLRNDMNAVAGWAKAIQSADSEGVRDASERIERIASSLVDLGEHARELEQYIQRDREPTRLDPEELLREALEGPRQRYPGATFAVDIGSERAVCAGTELSGALTELLENAVKHNPSSAPTADVTVRDDGEWVEVVITDDGPGIGEMERRVVTSGSETALEHGSGLGLWLVNWTVTRYGGSFQISPRGDGDGTAAIVRVPAIAADQSVADVETKPTVLFR
- a CDS encoding mechanosensitive ion channel family protein translates to MIGQGPLPEWLREVLSVYDPVLSELFWFTVGFGVVYLVGTVAVAPIVSRVVRARNRNNPTIQTATNTYLRVLVVAFATLTGTIAAGYGNVLSESAVIIAAITFVLGIAGQQVFGSLISGMFLVADPDFNVGDWIAWPGGEGTVEAVDFRVTRVRTPDNETIAVPNTELTSNALTRPYGRDQYRITEQVYVAYEDDAERALMELQATAAELEAVLEEPSPNARILELGENAITVQAELWTQDPLNSDIQTVRSDFRRLVKRRFDEAGITIAPPSAQSLTGEVAVTERQSEGSGR